GGAGAGGCTTCGCGACAACTCCGCCCTGGTCTGTCGGAGCAGAACCCTGCATGCTAGCGTGGTGTTTGGTTAATTCGCAGCATAATCTGCGGGTCTTTTTTGTCGTCGGCCGCGTTGCTCTTCCTCGCGTGGTACCCGCCATCGGCAGGTGATCAGGCGTATCCGCCAGCCATGACCCGGTTCAGATAGGCGTGTACGTGATCCGCTTTGCCTTGACGCAGCAAGAGATCGGGAGTGGCACCGCCGAACCCTGGTAGCGGCTCGGAACGGAACCAGGCGTAAGCCGCGAGGGTCGAGCCGGTTTCGTTCTCGACACGGTTCAGTATCTCCAACATCTGGCGCAGACGAACCTGGGTCTTTCGCCCCCGGATTCTCGACGTTCGTGAGAGCGCGTCCTTGCCAAGCCCCAAAGTCCCGGCGATCTCCGATTTGGTGGTGCGGAGCGCGGATGCGATAAGGACCGGCGAGAACACCTCATCCTTGACAAATTCGTGGAACAGCATAGCGAAACCACATATTTTGCACCTACTTTAGCGGCAATTTGAAGCGTGTATACAAGACAAGGACGCTCTACTATCGTCAATCGATGGCCGTGGAACTTGTTGGAGTCGGGGAAGATTCCCCGGCAAGGTCCTACGGCCTCCCCGGATCCTCGTAGTAGTGCTCGTAGTACCACTCCGCGATCTCTCCCCCGGTTGTCACCCACACGCGGTCGTGGGAGCGGATGTACTCCAGCGCGAGGTCGAGGTACTTGATGCGGAGCGGCACGCCGATGATGAAAGGGTGCAGGGGGATGCACAAGACCGTGCCGTTCCGTTCGCCATCGCGGTAGAGCACGTCGAACTGGTCGCACACCTGCCGGAGGTATTCGCTGGGGGTGTAGTTGGAGCGCAGGAAGAAGTTGATGTCGTTCAGGCCCTGCTCATAGGGCATGGCGATCATGCGGCCGGTCTTCACGCGCATCGCCACAGGCTGGTCGTCGAAGCCCCAGTCGCACAGGTAGTCGAAACCCGCGGCCGCGAGGTGGTCCGGGGTGTCGAAGGTTTCGGCCAGCGCCGGGCCGAGCCAGCCGCGAGGCGCCTTG
This genomic stretch from Deltaproteobacteria bacterium harbors:
- a CDS encoding polysaccharide deacetylase family protein, with the protein product MENRRYDYQPITTRPALRWPNDARVAVWVSPNIEYFHFDQPIPNFAMSQVPDVRGYAQRDYGARVGVFRMMEVLDKHGIRASAQLNSEVCIHHREIIEEGVKRDWEWLGHGVTNNLPLTAYPAADEFSVVKQVHDEIAEATGKAPRGWLGPALAETFDTPDHLAAAGFDYLCDWGFDDQPVAMRVKTGRMIAMPYEQGLNDINFFLRSNYTPSEYLRQVCDQFDVLYRDGERNGTVLCIPLHPFIIGVPLRIKYLDLALEYIRSHDRVWVTTGGEIAEWYYEHYYEDPGRP
- a CDS encoding MbcA/ParS/Xre antitoxin family protein, producing MLFHEFVKDEVFSPVLIASALRTTKSEIAGTLGLGKDALSRTSRIRGRKTQVRLRQMLEILNRVENETGSTLAAYAWFRSEPLPGFGGATPDLLLRQGKADHVHAYLNRVMAGGYA